The Megasphaera stantonii genome includes a window with the following:
- the cobK gene encoding precorrin-6A reductase has protein sequence MTAVWIAGGTTEGRLLAEYAAGLPLTVYVSVATDYGAALLPKADHIRIVRRRMDRQAMIAFLREYHIRLAVDATHPYAAAATENIQAACREGRVPYCRVVRPCTEHGGVVTVDSMEEAADMLSHTTGRIFLTTGSKDLDIFAAVPDYRERMYLRILPLPSSLERTLNLGYNPAHIICMQGPFSADLNAAMFAQTRASYVVTKDSGQAGGYGEKEEGARRAGAVLIVVKRTAERGSSLEDATKRLRQAACEEEMA, from the coding sequence GTGACGGCCGTCTGGATTGCCGGCGGCACGACGGAAGGTCGGCTGCTGGCGGAATACGCGGCGGGGCTGCCCCTGACGGTATACGTGTCCGTCGCAACGGACTACGGCGCAGCCCTGCTGCCGAAGGCGGATCATATCCGCATTGTCCGGCGGCGCATGGACCGGCAGGCTATGATTGCCTTTCTGCGCGAGTATCATATACGGCTGGCCGTCGACGCGACCCATCCCTACGCCGCGGCGGCGACGGAAAACATACAGGCAGCCTGCCGGGAAGGGAGGGTTCCTTATTGCCGCGTCGTCCGGCCCTGTACGGAGCACGGCGGCGTCGTCACAGTCGACTCGATGGAAGAGGCAGCGGACATGCTGAGCCATACGACGGGAAGGATATTCCTGACGACAGGCAGCAAGGATTTGGATATCTTTGCCGCCGTTCCCGATTACAGGGAGCGCATGTATCTGCGCATTCTGCCCCTGCCGTCATCTCTGGAGCGGACGCTGAATCTGGGCTATAACCCGGCCCATATTATCTGCATGCAGGGACCCTTTTCGGCTGACCTGAACGCCGCTATGTTTGCCCAGACCCGGGCGTCCTATGTCGTTACCAAGGACTCAGGGCAGGCCGGAGGCTATGGCGAAAAAGAAGAGGGAGCCCGTCGAGCCGGCGCAGTCCTTATCGTCGTGAAGCGGACGGCGGAAAGGGGAAGTTCACTGGAAGACGCAACAAAACGGCTGCGGCAGGCAGCTTGTGAGGAGGAAATGGCATGA
- a CDS encoding cobyrinate a,c-diamide synthase, with translation MKETRTPRLMIAAPKSGGGKTTIVCALLRALQKMGLTAAAFKSGPDYIDPLFHSRVLQTASHNLDLFLFGRGEQGTATARYLLASGSDGADIAVLEGAMGYYDGVGTTSEASAYDLAKVTNTPVVLVIDGSGAGLSLAAQIKGTAAFRRDSRIAGFIVNRIKPGVYAYFKDVWEKETGLTAFGCFPDMAGCAFASRHLGLVTAGEIKDFRSKIDALAEQVMQSVDVAALLSLARSARPLPYEEPVLKPAGPARIAVARDEAFCFYYEDSLTLLKQLGAELVYFSPLHDERLPDCEGVYLGGGYPELYAEALAANAAMKGSLKRALSDGMPCVAECGGFMYLLEEFSAGEQSVSWCGVLPGSSKMTDHLTRFGYVTLTAEEDTMLCRRGDTICAHEFHYSDSTDNGAAFTARKASGRRSWPCGRSEGRIVAAYPHIHFWSNPDWARRFVAACRTYREERHHED, from the coding sequence ATGAAGGAGACGAGGACGCCGCGGCTGATGATTGCCGCCCCTAAAAGCGGCGGCGGCAAAACGACCATCGTCTGCGCGCTTCTGCGGGCCCTGCAGAAGATGGGATTGACGGCGGCAGCTTTTAAGAGCGGCCCCGATTACATCGACCCCTTATTTCACAGCCGCGTTCTCCAGACGGCGTCTCATAATCTGGATTTGTTTTTATTCGGAAGAGGCGAGCAGGGGACAGCAACGGCCCGTTACTTGCTGGCGTCAGGCAGCGACGGCGCAGATATCGCCGTATTGGAAGGCGCCATGGGCTATTACGACGGCGTCGGCACGACGAGCGAGGCCAGCGCTTATGATTTGGCTAAGGTCACGAATACGCCCGTCGTCCTCGTCATCGACGGCTCCGGCGCAGGCCTGTCCCTGGCGGCTCAAATTAAAGGGACGGCGGCTTTCCGCAGGGATAGCCGGATTGCCGGGTTTATCGTCAATCGCATTAAGCCCGGCGTGTACGCGTATTTTAAGGATGTGTGGGAAAAAGAAACAGGATTGACCGCCTTCGGCTGTTTTCCCGACATGGCCGGCTGCGCCTTTGCCAGCCGCCATTTAGGATTGGTCACAGCCGGGGAGATTAAAGATTTCCGAAGTAAAATAGACGCACTGGCCGAGCAGGTAATGCAGTCTGTCGACGTGGCTGCTCTCCTGTCCCTGGCCCGGTCAGCCCGGCCTTTGCCGTACGAAGAGCCTGTACTGAAGCCGGCAGGACCTGCCCGGATCGCTGTCGCTCGGGACGAAGCCTTCTGCTTTTATTATGAAGACAGTCTGACCTTGCTGAAGCAGCTGGGAGCGGAGCTGGTATATTTTAGTCCCCTCCACGACGAAAGGCTGCCTGACTGCGAAGGCGTGTACCTCGGCGGCGGCTATCCGGAGCTCTACGCAGAAGCCTTAGCAGCCAACGCCGCGATGAAGGGCAGTTTAAAACGGGCTTTGTCAGATGGCATGCCCTGCGTTGCTGAGTGCGGCGGCTTTATGTACCTGTTGGAAGAATTTTCCGCAGGAGAGCAATCCGTTTCCTGGTGCGGCGTCCTGCCGGGAAGTTCGAAGATGACGGATCACCTGACCCGATTCGGCTACGTCACGCTGACGGCCGAAGAGGATACAATGCTCTGCCGCCGCGGCGATACCATCTGCGCCCACGAATTTCATTATTCCGACAGCACGGACAACGGCGCTGCCTTTACGGCCCGAAAGGCGTCGGGAAGGCGGTCGTGGCCCTGCGGGCGCAGCGAAGGCCGCATTGTCGCGGCGTATCCGCACATTCATTTCTGGAGCAATCCGGACTGGGCCCGCCGGTTCGTCGCCGCATGCCGTACGTACAGGGAGGAACGCCATCATGAAGATTGA
- the cobJ gene encoding precorrin-3B C(17)-methyltransferase: MKHTVYVVGIGPGGPAGMTAEARQVLDRCDCIIGYTTYIGLIKEEYSHKELLDTGMTKEADRCRLVIDKAREGKTVALVSSGDAGVYGMAGIMHEVAADCDDIDVVVVAGVTAACSGAALLGAPLTHDVCLISLSDLLTPWEVIEKRLRCAAEGDFVIVLYNPASKKRAGYLRKACQIILPYRPGNTPAGIVRHIGRDGETAEITTLTQLQDMVLDMFSTVFIGNSQTKVLKEKMVTPRGYVL, encoded by the coding sequence ATGAAGCATACGGTGTATGTCGTCGGTATCGGGCCGGGCGGCCCTGCTGGCATGACGGCCGAGGCTCGTCAGGTGCTGGACCGCTGCGACTGCATTATTGGATACACTACGTATATTGGACTGATAAAAGAAGAGTACTCTCATAAAGAGCTGTTAGATACGGGGATGACGAAGGAAGCCGACCGCTGCCGCTTGGTCATAGACAAGGCCCGCGAAGGCAAGACGGTGGCCCTCGTTTCCAGCGGTGACGCCGGCGTGTACGGCATGGCCGGCATCATGCACGAAGTGGCGGCGGACTGCGATGACATCGACGTCGTCGTCGTGGCCGGCGTGACGGCGGCCTGCTCGGGGGCAGCTCTGCTGGGCGCACCTTTGACTCACGATGTCTGCCTCATTTCCCTCAGCGACCTGCTTACGCCCTGGGAAGTCATCGAAAAGCGCCTGCGCTGCGCCGCTGAAGGCGATTTCGTCATCGTCCTGTACAATCCGGCCAGCAAAAAACGGGCCGGCTACCTGCGCAAGGCCTGTCAGATTATCCTGCCTTATCGGCCGGGAAATACGCCGGCCGGCATCGTCCGCCATATCGGCCGCGACGGCGAGACGGCGGAAATCACGACGCTGACACAGCTGCAGGACATGGTGCTGGATATGTTTTCCACTGTCTTTATCGGCAACAGCCAGACCAAAGTGCTGAAGGAGAAGATGGTGACGCCGCGCGGGTACGTCCTGTGA
- the cbiE gene encoding precorrin-6y C5,15-methyltransferase (decarboxylating) subunit CbiE: protein MKVYIVGMGPGHPDFLTIQGKRAVEESQVILGDRRMTEAFSSLGKKIISTYKPSEIRRVLASMEDGDGPAAVVVSGDVGFFSLGRLLTDIPGCTVISCPGISSLAYFAAKVRTPWHDAYCVSRHGRRESVAAAVYGHHKVFCLTGGSDTVSLICRELCQAGLGHVRVDVGQNLSYEDEQILSGTAEEMAAQDIGGLAVMMIYNDHPLPTTTPVHGLPDDAFVRSGAPMTKRSVRAVAISHLAPQAGDCVYDIGSGTGSCTVELARQTPFGHVFAFEIDEEALSLVQENCRRFAVENVSIVPGDAAETMEPIPAPDCAFIGGTKGKMTDILDGIYGKNAACRIVMTAITIETLADITAYYKEKKRYTLDITQLSAAESRRVGPYHMMTGQNPVYILTALPKEGRL from the coding sequence ATGAAGGTGTATATCGTCGGCATGGGGCCGGGACATCCTGATTTTTTGACGATACAGGGAAAACGGGCTGTCGAAGAAAGCCAGGTTATCTTGGGCGACAGGCGGATGACCGAGGCCTTTTCTTCCCTGGGAAAGAAAATCATTTCAACGTATAAACCGTCGGAAATACGGCGCGTCTTAGCGTCTATGGAAGACGGAGACGGGCCGGCGGCCGTCGTCGTGTCCGGCGACGTCGGCTTTTTTAGTTTAGGACGGCTGCTGACGGACATTCCGGGCTGTACGGTCATATCCTGCCCGGGTATCAGCAGCCTCGCGTATTTTGCCGCTAAAGTGCGGACGCCATGGCACGATGCGTACTGCGTCAGCCGGCACGGCCGCCGGGAGTCTGTCGCCGCCGCCGTATACGGCCATCATAAGGTATTCTGCCTGACCGGCGGCAGCGATACCGTATCTCTGATTTGCCGGGAGCTGTGCCAGGCCGGCTTAGGCCATGTCCGCGTCGATGTTGGACAGAATTTATCCTATGAAGACGAGCAAATTCTGTCCGGCACGGCGGAAGAGATGGCGGCGCAGGATATTGGCGGCCTGGCCGTCATGATGATATACAACGATCATCCCTTGCCGACGACGACGCCTGTCCACGGCCTGCCCGACGACGCCTTTGTCCGCAGCGGCGCACCTATGACCAAGCGTTCTGTCCGGGCTGTCGCCATTTCCCATCTGGCGCCGCAGGCCGGCGACTGCGTGTACGATATCGGATCCGGTACGGGGTCCTGCACGGTCGAGCTGGCTCGCCAGACTCCTTTTGGACATGTATTCGCCTTTGAAATCGACGAAGAGGCCTTATCCCTGGTGCAGGAAAACTGCCGCCGCTTCGCCGTGGAAAACGTTTCCATCGTCCCGGGCGACGCCGCCGAAACGATGGAGCCTATTCCAGCGCCGGACTGCGCCTTTATCGGCGGCACGAAGGGAAAGATGACGGATATCCTGGACGGCATATACGGAAAAAACGCGGCCTGCCGCATCGTCATGACGGCTATTACCATCGAGACGCTGGCTGATATTACGGCTTATTATAAAGAAAAGAAACGGTATACGCTGGATATTACGCAGCTCAGCGCAGCCGAGAGCCGGCGCGTCGGCCCGTACCACATGATGACGGGGCAAAATCCCGTCTATATCCTGACGGCGCTGCCGAAGGAGGGACGCCTATGA